A window of Fusarium musae strain F31 chromosome 1, whole genome shotgun sequence genomic DNA:
CTGCTTTTGAGACAACAGCCCCTGCTATCCAGGCCCTTCTTAGCAAGGCCGGTCCTGAACGCCTTCAGCTCGCTGGTCTGGGTGCTCGTGACTCTCTCCGTCTCGAGGCCGGCATGTGTCTGTACGGCCATGATCTCGATGATACCACAACACCCGTCGAGGCTGGTCTTAGCTGGATCATCCCTCCTGCCCGTCGCGAGACTGGAGGCTTCCACGGTGCCGAAACCATCATCCCTCAACTCAcacccaagaccaagggcgGTTCAGGCGTCACCCGCCGCCGTATCGGTCTCTTCGTCGATGGAGCTCCCGCTCGTGAGGGTGCCGAGATTCACAAGGATGGTGAGAAGATCGGTGTCATCACAAGCGGTGTTCCCAGCCCTACACTTGGCAGAAATATCGCCATGGGCTACATCAAGAGTGGCAATCAGAAGGCCGGCACCGAGGTGGACGTTGTGGTACGAGGAAAGGCCCGTAAGGGTACAGTCACCAAGATGCCTTTTATACAGACAAAGTACTGGAAGGGCACTGCGCCTGCTTAGAAAGATTACGGTGGGATTGAGTAATGTATTAAGCGAGCCAAAGTATTAAGCATGTGGTATATGGGGACAATTCAACATGGGGGAGATTTTTGGAGTCTATGATTGTTATGGCCACGACTAAGTTAGAGCCAACGGAAAATAAATGTTCTTAAAATATCATTTGCATTGCTACCAGTTATCTCTTGCCCCTTACATCCATGTCATCGACTCGATCCTGATGTCTTTCGAGTTTGTCACAAGCaaccctcttctctttggccAGGGTCTTCCTAAGTAGTCAGCCCAGTCCTGATACCGACACCGTTGCCAAAACTCCTTCAAGTGCCTTGGTGGGCATGGTAATTGTGGCTACCGGGAGGTCGATAAGAAACATGCCATACGCTGGGAATTGCTATCAAAGTCTATTATGAGGTACACCATACCTGGGCCGTGGCCATGCGATCCCTTTTATTCTAATGCAACCATGTCATGAACCTCCCTGGGTGAGTAGATCTTGCAGCTTTGCATACGTAACTATAGCTCAGTCCCCTCACAGACTAAGAATCGCATTCTGATATCTCATGACGAGGCAATTAGAGTTACTACCTTCTCTGCCTCGAAGTAGCAAATCAACATGGGTAACGCTAGGAATTTCCAAGAGAAAGGTGGACTCAATCATATCCTGATTGTGATTTTGGAACTGGATACTCCCATGTCTTGTGTATGGAAGATATAACACCGCGAGCCAGGACTCGGCGTCCAGCGCTTCGCTTGGAGGCGTGATTATCAGAGAGGCACTTTAAAAGACTTGGGGCTATGTTTTCAGAGCTTGGCATCATCGAGCTTCAGGGATCACAATAATGAACTATCTTGATGCTTGTGGTTCACAGTTAAGCATCAAGGAAAACATCACGGAAATTGGGACACGGAGATATGTAGCCACAAAAAAACCATAGGAAACCACCACACAAAAGCGTATGGCCTCCCTCAAACGAGCGGCGATATTGTCTAGCAACGGCCTCCCCTTCAAGTAGTGATCAACTGTGggaaggctgagatgatcGTGGCGCCAGTTTTGGATGTTACCGGCACCGTCGAGGAGACGATGTTGcgtggtgaagaagagagaaagcaAAAGAGCCAGAACTTTTGCATATGAATGAACACACATGAGGACTAGCGGCAGATGCTACCTAAGCGAGATCCGCGTTGGTGGGGCATCACCCTACCCTGGACCTGGAGTTGGGTGACGAAGTTTGTGTATTTCGACAGATATCGACTGTGTCCAACACCAACCCGAGCAGTAGTTGTGGGACTTTGTTCGAATATGCTCACGCGAGAGAGTTATTCTTCTGTGTCGAGTTCACCTATTGTGTTGAACAAAATAAGCAAGTTTCGGGCACAGGATAGTCAGTCTTGTGCGGATAACCAGTAAGCCAATAGACCCATCATCACGAGGATTATGATCGAAGGACGCCAGAAGCAAGCCGATACTAAATGAAGCATAGATGGTCAATAAGTGTAACAAATCACAACAAACACTTGATAAACTCTGTGTATGCATCTCTGTGAAAACGAATGTGATAGAATGTTCACGAGGGCGTTCATGGGGGTTCCACATATGAGGCTCGACGGACCAGTCAATGCAGGTATCCACTGTTAGGAGGAAGGCTTTACagaagggggggggggggggggggcccTGATGGCATATGCCATAGACCATTACGTACCTTATTAGGTACCTATGTGCCTGAATCAAGTCTTCAGCGGGCTGTTTTTTGTGACTGTTGGACCCTGAATATGAGAGCAGATGGGTTTGATTGAGGTGAAGAATATGTGAAGAGCTATAGAGGACAAGCGACGTCTAAATATACAAAGACACAATATTGGATAGCAATTAAGCAGGCATAACTGATTGAATTCAAGTATCGCGTGTCAGTCAGTGTCTTAATTGTGTCTCGTTGATGCCCGTTCTCCTCGTCCATTTGCACCATTTGCTCTAGTACACGTGTAGCCCGCGCCGCTCAAGATTGGCCGATTTTACCgtcttcctcaacttcaacaatggATCACCAGGCGCCTCAGCGTGAGCACACGACAACGTGGGGGAGGGGGCATCCACTGAAGATACCGGGAACAGGTACTGTTCGTTAATTTTGTCACTATTTCGACTCCTGGAATTCGAGTATTTTAAACTCAATGCTTCCCCTTTCCACTGTCGCTGTGATATTCTATGTCATCAGCCAGGGCAGTCTTGGCActctacctaaggtaccttacacCGAGCAGTGGATCCTCATCGACGTATTGATTGATCATAGCTCAGGTAGGCTGGTTCTGTGGAAATTAGTCTATTAACgcccttttcttctccatcatcgtccttttctttgtatcaagtattttataaagatattatcttCAGTCATACGCCCATCACTAACGCGTCAGCCAGAATCAGAGCGTGTCTTTGTGGCTTGGACAGGATCTTACCCCTTGAAAGCTGCTACCTTGCAAGATTGACTCTGGAATGACCTCACACCTTCAATAATTTCATACCTGGACCTGGTATCTTACTTCAGCATCACTTCTTCACCTGGCCATCACCGAAATTCGACTGCTACACCGAACATAAACAGAATACATATCAAATAGAGAGTACAATCTAAAACGGATAAAATGGCACTCTCAGGCGCCCGACTGCTCGTGGCAGCCGCCCTACTACTCCCTAGcgtctcttcttcaccaatTTTCGAGGCTGGCCAAAAAGTTCTCGATTCAATTACATGGACACGCGATTCTACAGAGACACCGCATATCCGACAATCGGGTCGCAAACTGAATGGAAAATTCCTGCATATAACAGGTACGTATTATCACATGTGAAACCGGTCCCATGTTCCTGCATCTACATCGGATGAAAATATGATAAATCAGCGTTGCATCCAAAGCAGCCCACTAACAACCACAACTCCAGATTTTCACCCTGACGAATTCTACAAAGCACATTCATCAACAGCCCAGGGCGTCGCATGCCACCGCGGCAAGGGCCCTGCAGGTCTGTATGGCGCCGAAACTACCGACTGCGACTCTCCCGTGGACCTCGTCGACGCGACGTTGGAATGGGTACGGAAGAATGTCAAGGATGATATCGACTTTGTTGTATGGACCGGTGACACCGCGCGCCACGATAGCGACGAGAAGCTACCACGAAGCTCGAGCCATGTTTTGGATATGAACCGGAAGGTCGCCAGAAAGATGGTCAAGACATTTTCTGATGACGGAGCCCTTACCGTCCCTATTATCCCAACTTTTGGCAACAACGATTTTCTGCCGCACAACATTTTCTATCCCGGGCCAAACAAGTGGCTGCAGGCCTATAGCAGTATATGGCATCGCTTCATCCCCGAGGAACAGCGACACTCCTTCGGATTTGGTGGATGGTTCGAGGTTGAGGTAATCCCCAATCAACTGTCCgtcatcagcctcaacaccatgtaCTTCTTTGATCGAAATGCTGGCGTTGACGGATGCGCAATTCCGTCGGAGCCTGGTTTCAAGCATATGGAGTGGTTGAGTGTTCAACTTCAGCGGTTACGCGAGCGTGGAATGAAGGCTATCCTGATCGGCCATGTTCCTCCCGCCCGGACAGAGAACAAGCAGAATTGGGACGAAACTTGCTGGCAAAAATACACTCTCTGGCTGAAGCAGTTCCGCGATGTTGTTACTGGCTCCCTTTACGGCCATATGAACATTGACCACTTCCTGTTCCAGGACACCAAAGACATTGACCTGAGCCTTTATGACAAAGCAGGGACTACCCGAGAACCCACGGATGACGACTTTTCCGTCGAATCAAAGAGCGACTACTTAATAGATCTCAGAAAGTCCTGGTCTAACTTGCCAGGCTCAGCTGCAAAGGCACtagaagaagatccagatCTAGACGCCGAGGATGAACTTGAGACGCAAGACGAAGATGCCGACGAGTTGAGGAAtagaaagaagaacaagaagggaaagaagggtaaaaagaagaagaagggccaCGGCAAGATCGGAGGCAAATACGGAGAACGATATCAGGTATCTCTTGTTAGCCCCAGCGTCGTCCCCAATTACTTCCCGACTATTCGCATAATCGAGTACAATATCACCGGCCTGGAGGATGCGCCAGTCTGGACAGACTCATTCGACATCAACTCAAAAGTTGCCGAAGAGCTTCCCGACTTTtccgaggatgaggaagcccACCAGGAACTCAAGAGAGACCTTGAAGCTGAGCGAAGGAAGAAGGGCAGAAAAGGCAAGAAGGGGAGGAAGGGGAGGAAGGGAAgaaagggcaagaagaagcccaagaaccCTGAACTCGTGATCCCACCAGCTCCCCCAAAGGGATCACCTCCCGGCCCCGCATACGCTCGCCAGACATTCACCTTCATGGGATACACACAATACTTTGCCAACCTCACCTATATCAACAATGATCTTACCGACTTGTCTGAGACAAGCAAGTGGCGTGACGGCGATTTCAGTGATGAAGTACCCAACCACGATAAGCCACAGCCCAAGAAGTTCAGATATGAGGTTGAATACAGCACTTTTACcgacaagatcttcaagctgCCCGACTTGACAGTTCGAAGCTACCTCAGGCTAGCGGCTAGAATCGCTaagaggaagacgaagaagggcaagggcaaggcagCTAAAGAGTACAATGAGGATTTCGAAGACGAGCCAGACTCAGATTCAGACAACGACACTGAACTTCCAGAACCTGAAGAGGGTGACTCTGGTATCGACTTCAGCGCTACTAGGGGCAAGAAagggaagaacaagagaaggaagaccAACAAGGTTTGGAAGCATTTCCTCCAAGAAGCATTCGTCAACACTATACCCGAGAAGCAACTCAAGAAGTGGTCACGGAGATGATCCGAGATATGTAGTACAGGATAGCGACTGACTTGAAAACTTTATGATTGGCATTTTAGCGATGAGACGGATGGAATAGGCATATATGGCGTTAATGGCGCATAGAGAGCATAATTGTTAGAATAACTAAAGGTACAAGATCCTATGACTACACTGTCGTTTTCTCACAACATTTTGATTCAAAAATCATTCACATTTCTTGCCCAAAGGCTCCCTTTGCCGGGGACATTAAGAAACATGGGGTATCAGCGAATGCATCTGTGCCGATACAAGGCCACCAGTTATTCATACATTTCGTTTATCGTAACCAACCAGTCCAACTCATCTCACCTCTCAAAAGGGAACCATTAAATACCATCCGTTCCTTTACCCAACAACGCCTCTCTTCGTACACGCGCGGTTTACTCTGCATTGTTAACAACCCGCAACGCCCGGCGAGGACCCATGACGACGCTGAAGAAACTCGGTTCCTGGCCTTCGAGTAGCCCTTCAGTCGAGCCTCCGCTATGACTCGTTCCAGGTCTTGTGTCCTCACTGCGCTTAGCACCTCCAGACCCGCTGCTGGACCCGAGAGCGCCTGGTGTggtatcatcttcatcctcagggCTCCATTTGGGCTCTGTGGTATATCCCTGATCGCGGCTAGGGCCGACCCAGCCAAAGAGGCTGCGCTGGGAGATAGCACGCTTGGGGCGGGTAgtaccagcagcagcaagggcTGAAGGGTTGAGGAGAGAGTGGGACGCAACAGAGTAGCGGTTTGATACTGCGAGGTGCTGTCTGTAGGCGTTGACTTGCCGGCGATAGAGCCAGGCACAGAAGCCAAGATAACAGGCAAGGGCTCCAAAGATACCAGCGATTACGCCTGCAGCTACGAGACCACCGTTAACTCCATcatggtcttcttctctatcCGGAGAAGCGGTTGCAGTACCAGTCTGGCCGACCCGTACTGTCGCTGTCGGCCCGGAGGTAACTGTGAAAACCGGGGGCTTGCCCGTTAAGAACGGGCCACCGGTAGCCGGCCCCACAGCGGGGGTGGTGACGGTAGCGCTGCCGTCCTTGTCCCCACCCACGACCTTGCGCACGGCGTCCGGAACCTCGTATCCATGGGACCCAGCGAGAACGAAGTTATCGGGATGATGGTCCGAATCGTGATTGCCAGCCTTGAATTGGTCCTTCCACTTGAGTGAGGTTGCATCGAATACGTACATGCCCGGATCACATCCGATGTCCTCACCTACTCCACCAACAACCACCATTTGACCATCATACATGGCGCATGAATGGCCAGCTCGGGCAGCGGGTCTGTTGTCGTCGTTTTGGTCGACTTTGATCCATGTGAAAGAGGGAATGGTCAGGATGTACATGTCATCGTACTGCGTTTGGTTTCCCTGAGGCCATATTAGTATTTGGGTATGTCTTATACCTTGTCACAACTTACAAAAGGAAGATTTTGTCCACCAAACATGTAAATCTGGAAACTTGACGCATCCGGCGCGCTGGCGATGACGGCACAAGGATTAACACGAACGCTGGGTGTATCCCCGGACGTTTCTTGATGGAACCATTCGGAATTGGCAATGTCGTATACGTTCAATGTGCCGAGATCCTCAGTAAACGTTTCGTTGGTACCGCCAGCAAGGCCGATAAGAACACCTTGCTCGCCCCAGCCTGGcacaaacaccaagacaCCATCTGCCCTCTCAGTGAAGTTACCGGTCTGAATGCCCGCTTTTGTGATGTTGCGATAGGCCCCGCTTTCACCTGCGCCTGTGCCATCAGAGAGGCTATCGACACCGGTGTTAACATAGCCTGGATGTGTGAATTCAAGAAGACTCTTGAGATATACACGATCAACACTGCGCGACCAGCCTGGGGTGGTGGCCCAGTCAAGATGGCCGCCAAAGTACCAGCTTAGGCCGAGCTCAGGCACAGACAGGCCTGCTCCCTCAGCAGCACGGTGAACTGGTCGATTTCCTGGCTCTGATTCATTGCCGACAGAGGTTTTTGGGTTCTTAAATTCGGTCcattcttcatccttgatgGAATAACGCCAAACAGACTCGGGCTCGGGATCAACATAGGGTGTATCGGAGAATTGGCCGCCATAAAGATACAGATTATTGTAATCATGCCACAAATAACCCATAGAGACCTCGGGAGGACCGTCCGGTTTCTCGAGACCTTTGAGAGCGGGCGAGCCTATATCCCAGTCCTTAGTGAGGTCCAGAGTTAGGAAATTGTTGTTCCATGTGTTTTCGACTTGGTCGGCTTTTGATCTTGAGCGACCGCCATATAAGTAAAGTGTTCCGTTCAACTGGGCGGCTTGCAGACCCCATCGCGTGCAAACCTTGGTAGGGCTGATCTCTCGCTTCTGAATAACACCAGCACTGGCGCCATTGATATCTGAAAATGAATGGCCATTTCGCCAACTGAACGCCGGAAGTATAATGGCAATGAGGAGCGCTAACATAGTGAAGCGCTGCAGGCCCGAGACGCCTGGGGACACACCCGAAGTGCTCTTGATTCTGGGTCGGCCTTTGGGGTTTGATAATATGGTGTACCAAGTCTTCGGTGACGAAAGTGATAACTGCCGAGGGCGTTGAGGGTCGTCGTTATTCTGACTGTGGTCGTCGTCTTGCTTAAGTTGTCGTTGGATATCAGAGCTATCACTCAAGTGTTTGTCGTTATCATGGGCGCCAAGTTGCTCGCCTGACAACAGTGAAGGTGCTGATGCAGAGGCGGGATAATCCAAATCGTGTTCTAGACCAACTTCTTTAAAGACGGATCGTCTGCCTTTTTTAATAGCGCCCCCCATTTTGAATGGTGGTGTTACAAAAGTCTGAGCCTCACGCAGGCGATCCGAGGTGCGTTGGGAGTTAAAACGAGGCCGGACTGGAGCCAGAAATCCCGAATGGGACGGGGGAGGGGATTTAACCATTGACATCGTGACCATGTGCTCGCTTCCCTGCTTGCTCATACGGATTGGAGGATGGATGGCTTGTGGCGATAACTGGTAACCAAGGGAATTGGGCGTCTCTGGGTGGCTCGGATCGGCGAGTACTATGATGTAGCCACCTTAAAGCGATACCACTCTGTAGGGATCATGTCCTGCAAGCGAGTTCTGATATGATagaagatgagagaaagGCCTTCAATGGCAAAATATACAATTGATCGAAGGAAAAGGGTCCTGAGATGTTGAAAGAAAGGGAATGACAGCAGGAGACCCACAGAGGTCGCAAGTGGGAGCCGGAGTGGTCTTTTGAGAGATTCAGAAGCTCTAATTAACTGATACAACAACGATCGACGCCTCGAGCTGAGGAATAACAAGCTTGGGCTCTCCACTCGGCCCCTTGGGGACCAGATGAAGGCCGTTGTGTAAATCATGTCGATTATTGATTAACAGAACAAGAGAAAGCCCAGACAGCGGAGCACCCCGTTGTTTCTCAGGCCCTGGCCCACTACATCATCGATTTTCCCGATAATTTAGTCTGGATTTGGTTTCGATAGGCATTGAGATACCTAGGCGTGGGCAAGACGAAACACAGCCTGTAGCGGGTGCAATGGGCGCGTGAATATGAGGACGGAGATGGTACAGCTAACTCGGAGCTTGGGGATAATACTGTAGCGATTAGCCAAGGACCAACATTTGCTGTAAATTGTACGGAGTGCCTAGGCACTAGACAGGCTGACAGGTCAATTGAGAGTATAGAAGCACGCCTCGAACATGAGCGTCaccccatcctcatcttAGCATATCCAACCGGATATAGCGAATGCAAGGCCAGCAAGGGAAACGCCTCCGCCATCAGCGAGACGAGCCAAGCAAAAAGCAGGAGTGAGCATTTACACACCAACATTGCAATTGCAAGCCTGCAAGCGCACAAGCTTATCGGCACACGAGCCACAAACATGGTGAGTAAACGGGCCTTTCATTTCTTGTTGGTATTATTGCTCTCCGGAAACTTGCGAGCTGGCATTTCGCGTTCGGTTGCAGTGTCGTTCATTACCAGATTCATCACAGGTCTTGGCATCGACGGTGTGATGATTGGGCCACAGAGACGTGGCGATGACTTCACATGCTCCCGGGGGTGTGTCCTTGATttgggtttttttttttggtgttCAGCGTTCAGTTTCGGATTATGTGATCCACGGACCCGACCGTGTGTTGATGTTTGAACTAGACGATACGATTCACTGATACTGTCATGCAATGCAGAAGCATTGCCTGCTTGTTCATCCCGAGACTTGCGAGGGCTTCTTTCTCGTGTATCCGTACATAgtaacgcaacgcaacggtCGTGGAATCCGGGGTAAGACTCGgtaagaggaggagaaagatgcAAATAGCAACCCAAAACAAACTAATGCAAAGGATGCAGGGATTGCAGAATGTTGGTTGCGCTGTTTTGTGTTCGATCACGATCTGGATCATGATATGAAAGATGGTGGTTGGCTCGGATGTCAATCCATCCGCTTTCAGTCGCACTGTATACATAGGTGATCACCCCTTTGTATGCACAGTGTGCTACACTCAAAAACAAGATACGTTTATCACTATAATTATAGCACGTCGCGTCTGTACCAACACCCACGCAGAAAGGTTCCTCGGAAAGCATAAACCTCAAGCATCAACTTAAAATCTGCAGTGTTTCCAATTCGAGAATTAGCTGCTTTAACACGAGCCGCATCAAAAATGAAACAGCgctgtactccgtaactGGATCACCGACCTAGACACTGCCGCCACCCGCCGGACTCGTGCTGTCCTTGCTGATCATGCTTTCTTCTCGTACAACGTTATCTTTAGACCAAAAAACAAGCTGGCCAAGTCGCATGTTCTTGAGCACGGTCTTTTGGAAACTTCCGTCCCTCCCTTTTCGGTTC
This region includes:
- a CDS encoding hypothetical protein (EggNog:ENOG41~BUSCO:EOG09262645), with the protein product MALSGARLLVAAALLLPSVSSSPIFEAGQKVLDSITWTRDSTETPHIRQSGRKLNGKFLHITDFHPDEFYKAHSSTAQGVACHRGKGPAGLYGAETTDCDSPVDLVDATLEWVRKNVKDDIDFVVWTGDTARHDSDEKLPRSSSHVLDMNRKVARKMVKTFSDDGALTVPIIPTFGNNDFLPHNIFYPGPNKWLQAYSSIWHRFIPEEQRHSFGFGGWFEVEVIPNQLSVISLNTMYFFDRNAGVDGCAIPSEPGFKHMEWLSVQLQRLRERGMKAILIGHVPPARTENKQNWDETCWQKYTLWLKQFRDVVTGSLYGHMNIDHFLFQDTKDIDLSLYDKAGTTREPTDDDFSVESKSDYLIDLRKSWSNLPGSAAKALEEDPDLDAEDELETQDEDADELRNRKKNKKGKKGKKKKKGHGKIGGKYGERYQVSLVSPSVVPNYFPTIRIIEYNITGLEDAPVWTDSFDINSKVAEELPDFSEDEEAHQELKRDLEAERRKKGRKGKKGRKGRKGRKGKKKPKNPELVIPPAPPKGSPPGPAYARQTFTFMGYTQYFANLTYINNDLTDLSETSKWRDGDFSDEVPNHDKPQPKKFRYEVEYSTFTDKIFKLPDLTVRSYLRLAARIAKRKTKKGKGKAAKEYNEDFEDEPDSDSDNDTELPEPEEGDSGIDFSATRGKKGKNKRRKTNKVWKHFLQEAFVNTIPEKQLKKWSRR